In Micromonospora sp. LH3U1, one genomic interval encodes:
- a CDS encoding phosphoadenylyl-sulfate reductase produces MSLVSAAGLGLVGPDVPTPADPARRSPDELRALAEQAARDLEGAPALEIARWAAQTFGDRFCVTSSMADAVLAHLVSRVAPGVDVVFLDTGLHFPETLRVRDEVARTLPVNVRSIRPRLTVGQQDGQYGPRLFNKSPDDCCQLRKVEPLERALTGYDAWAAGLRRDESPTRANTPVVTFDARRGRVKVNPIAAWSQGDVDAYIARFNVPVNELFKQGYGSIGCWPCTRRTKAGEDARAGRWAMFEKTECGLHV; encoded by the coding sequence ATGAGCCTCGTCTCCGCCGCAGGCCTGGGCCTGGTCGGCCCGGATGTTCCGACGCCGGCCGACCCGGCCCGGCGCAGCCCGGACGAGCTGCGGGCCCTGGCCGAGCAGGCGGCTCGGGACCTGGAGGGCGCCCCGGCACTGGAGATCGCCCGCTGGGCGGCGCAGACCTTCGGTGACCGGTTCTGCGTCACCAGCTCGATGGCCGACGCCGTGCTGGCCCATCTGGTGTCCCGGGTGGCCCCGGGGGTGGACGTGGTCTTCCTCGACACCGGCCTGCACTTCCCCGAGACGCTACGGGTGCGGGACGAGGTTGCCCGGACGCTGCCGGTGAACGTCCGCTCGATCCGACCCCGGCTCACCGTCGGCCAGCAGGACGGCCAGTACGGCCCCCGGCTGTTCAACAAGTCGCCGGACGACTGCTGTCAGCTGCGCAAGGTGGAGCCACTGGAGCGGGCGCTGACCGGGTACGACGCCTGGGCCGCGGGCCTGCGTCGGGACGAGTCGCCGACCCGGGCCAACACGCCGGTGGTGACCTTCGACGCGCGGCGCGGCCGGGTGAAGGTCAACCCGATCGCGGCGTGGTCACAGGGGGATGTGGATGCCTACATCGCCCGCTTCAACGTGCCGGTCAACGAGCTGTTCAAGCAGGGTTACGGCTCGATCGGCTGCTGGCCGTGCACCCGCCGGACCAAGGCCGGCGAGGACGCGCGGGCCGGCCGGTGGGCCATGTTCGAGAAGACCGAGTGCGGGCTGCACGTCTGA
- a CDS encoding nitrite/sulfite reductase, which translates to MAVSSIPARSEDPTARPVRAPRRPRGEGQWALGHREPLNPNERIKKDDDPLNVRARIENIYAHRGFASIDPQDLRGRFRWWGLYTQRKAGIDGGRTAVLEPHELEDEFFMLRVRIDGGQLSLAQLRVIADISREFARDTADITDRQNIQYHWIRVEDMPEIWRRLESVGLQTTEACGDCPRIVLGSPVAGVARDEMLDPTPAVDEIVARYVGDKQFSNLPRKFKTSISWLVDTPYESNDIAFLGVDHPEHGPGFDVWVGGGLATNPMLAQRLGVWVPLTEVPDVWAGVVGIFRDYGYRRLRNRARLKFLVADWGVERFREVLEKDYLGRTLLDGPAPILPAKPVDHVGVHEQADGRHYVGAAPVVGRVSGAQLTQLADVVEAHGSERVRLTPYQKLLVLDVPSERTESLVDALRGIGLEARPSAWRRGTMACTGIEYCKLAIVETKARGEELVARLEQRLRDFDADISIHINGCPNACARTQVADIGLKGQLVVGPDGRQVEGFQVHLGGGLGMAQGQTAGFGRKLRGLKTTAEDLPEYVERLARRYLAGRSEGETFANWVIRVDEEELR; encoded by the coding sequence ATGGCGGTCAGCAGCATCCCGGCCCGTTCCGAGGACCCGACGGCCCGCCCGGTCCGGGCGCCACGCCGGCCGCGGGGTGAGGGTCAGTGGGCGCTCGGCCACCGCGAGCCCCTCAACCCCAACGAGCGGATCAAGAAGGACGACGACCCGCTCAACGTCCGGGCCCGAATCGAGAACATCTACGCCCACCGCGGCTTCGCTTCCATCGACCCGCAGGATCTGCGCGGCCGGTTCCGCTGGTGGGGCCTCTACACCCAGCGCAAGGCGGGCATCGACGGCGGGCGCACCGCCGTGCTGGAGCCGCACGAGCTGGAGGACGAGTTCTTCATGCTCCGCGTCCGCATCGACGGCGGTCAGCTCAGCCTGGCCCAGCTGCGGGTGATCGCGGACATCTCCCGGGAGTTCGCGCGGGACACCGCCGACATCACCGACCGGCAGAACATCCAGTACCACTGGATCCGGGTCGAGGACATGCCGGAGATCTGGCGCCGGCTGGAGTCGGTCGGCCTCCAGACCACCGAGGCGTGCGGCGACTGCCCCCGGATCGTGCTGGGCAGCCCGGTCGCCGGGGTGGCACGCGACGAGATGCTCGACCCCACCCCGGCGGTCGACGAGATCGTCGCCCGGTACGTCGGGGACAAGCAGTTCTCCAACCTGCCCCGCAAGTTCAAGACGTCGATCTCCTGGTTGGTGGACACCCCGTACGAGTCGAACGACATCGCCTTCCTCGGCGTCGACCACCCCGAGCACGGCCCCGGCTTCGACGTCTGGGTCGGCGGCGGTCTCGCCACCAACCCGATGCTCGCCCAGCGGCTCGGCGTCTGGGTGCCGCTGACCGAGGTGCCGGACGTGTGGGCCGGGGTGGTCGGGATCTTCCGCGACTACGGCTACCGCCGGCTGCGTAACCGTGCCCGGCTGAAGTTCCTGGTGGCCGACTGGGGCGTGGAGCGTTTCCGCGAGGTCCTGGAGAAGGACTACCTCGGCCGTACGTTGCTCGACGGCCCGGCGCCGATCCTGCCGGCGAAGCCGGTCGACCACGTTGGTGTGCACGAGCAGGCCGACGGGCGGCACTACGTGGGTGCCGCCCCGGTGGTCGGGCGGGTGTCCGGCGCGCAGCTCACCCAACTGGCCGACGTGGTCGAGGCGCACGGCAGCGAACGGGTGCGGCTCACCCCGTACCAGAAGCTGCTGGTGCTCGACGTGCCGTCGGAGCGGACGGAGTCGCTGGTCGACGCGCTGCGCGGGATCGGCCTGGAGGCTCGGCCGTCGGCCTGGCGGCGGGGCACGATGGCCTGCACCGGCATCGAGTACTGCAAGTTGGCCATCGTCGAGACGAAGGCCCGCGGTGAGGAGTTGGTGGCCCGGCTGGAGCAGCGGCTGCGCGACTTCGACGCGGACATCTCGATCCACATCAACGGCTGCCCGAACGCGTGCGCGCGCACCCAGGTGGCCGACATCGGGCTCAAGGGCCAGTTGGTGGTCGGCCCGGACGGTCGGCAGGTGGAGGGTTTCCAGGTGCACCTGGGCGGCGGGCTGGGCATGGCCCAGGGGCAGACCGCCGGTTTCGGCCGCAAGCTGCGTGGCCTGAAGACCACCGCCGAGGACCTTCCGGAGTACGTGGAACGGCTGGCCCGCCGCTACCTGGCCGGTCGGAGCGAGGGCGAGACGTTCGCCAACTGGGTGATCAGAGTCGACGAGGAGGAACTGCGATGA
- a CDS encoding glycosyltransferase family 39 protein, protein MGTLSEQSTRSGWDRLRRVPVWLPPALLTLAVTLTGLGSAQLWRDELATWSAATRSPDDLARLAGTIDAATGPYYLLMHVWTTVVGDSTIALRVPAVLAMTVAAGLLAVLGARLVDRRGGLFAGLLFAVLPGTSRYGQEARPYALATMLAVLATLLLVTALRRPSWARWAGYAAAVAALGLVHLIALTLLAAHGLVVLLAWWRGPAAAGIATPGHPTVERDRRVWRWVVAVVPVALLAGPLLLKARTQQSRQLNWVGLARLDDLTALPGGVAQSSVVGGLLVGVAALGAARLGRRALLPVSAVLLPVLLLFTVGAAVPLWVPRYLVFVVPFACLLAGAALAAVAAPAALVVVVLAGLLGLPDQAALRRTHEWPRSAPVDYTGVARVIADGQRPGDAVVYSPRHSWLFLDLGIEYHLANPPRDVLVTEDEVRRGDLWAAECPQPAQCLAGTPRVWLVVTGRHAEPLGAVPGAKGDALRADFTVTQVWQRPGLTVALLTSRPGR, encoded by the coding sequence GTGGGCACGTTGTCCGAGCAGTCGACCAGGTCGGGGTGGGACCGCCTGCGCCGCGTGCCGGTCTGGCTCCCCCCGGCGCTGCTGACCCTGGCGGTGACCCTGACCGGGTTGGGCTCCGCCCAGCTCTGGCGCGACGAGCTGGCGACCTGGAGCGCGGCCACCCGGTCGCCCGACGACCTGGCCCGGTTGGCCGGCACCATCGACGCCGCCACTGGCCCGTACTACCTGCTGATGCACGTCTGGACCACGGTCGTCGGCGACTCCACGATCGCCCTCCGCGTGCCGGCCGTGCTGGCGATGACCGTGGCCGCCGGGTTGCTCGCCGTGCTCGGCGCGCGGCTCGTCGACCGGCGCGGCGGCCTCTTCGCCGGGCTGCTGTTCGCGGTGCTCCCCGGCACCTCCCGCTATGGGCAGGAAGCCCGCCCGTACGCCCTGGCCACCATGCTCGCGGTGCTCGCCACCCTGCTGCTGGTGACCGCGCTGCGCCGGCCGAGCTGGGCCCGTTGGGCCGGTTACGCCGCCGCCGTCGCCGCTCTCGGACTCGTCCACCTGATCGCGCTGACCCTGCTCGCCGCGCACGGGCTGGTCGTCCTGCTCGCCTGGTGGCGCGGCCCGGCCGCAGCCGGCATCGCCACCCCGGGCCACCCCACGGTCGAGCGGGACCGGCGGGTGTGGCGGTGGGTGGTCGCCGTGGTGCCGGTCGCGCTGCTGGCCGGTCCGCTGTTGCTGAAGGCGCGGACACAGCAGTCCCGGCAGTTGAACTGGGTCGGCCTGGCACGCCTGGACGACCTGACCGCGCTGCCCGGCGGCGTGGCCCAGAGCAGCGTGGTGGGCGGCCTGCTGGTCGGGGTCGCCGCGCTGGGCGCGGCCCGGCTCGGGCGGCGCGCCCTGCTGCCGGTGAGCGCGGTACTGCTGCCCGTGCTGCTGCTCTTCACCGTCGGTGCGGCCGTACCGCTGTGGGTGCCCCGGTACCTGGTCTTCGTGGTGCCCTTCGCGTGCCTGCTGGCGGGCGCCGCGCTGGCCGCCGTGGCCGCGCCGGCCGCGCTCGTCGTGGTCGTCCTGGCCGGGTTGCTCGGCCTGCCCGACCAGGCGGCGCTGCGGCGAACCCACGAGTGGCCACGCAGCGCGCCGGTGGACTACACGGGTGTGGCGCGGGTGATCGCCGACGGTCAGCGACCGGGCGACGCGGTGGTCTACTCGCCCCGGCACAGCTGGCTCTTCCTCGACCTCGGCATCGAGTACCACCTCGCCAACCCACCCAGGGACGTGCTGGTCACCGAGGACGAGGTCCGCCGGGGCGACCTGTGGGCCGCCGAGTGCCCCCAACCGGCACAGTGCCTGGCCGGCACGCCACGGGTGTGGCTCGTCGTCACCGGCCGGCACGCCGAGCCGCTGGGTGCCGTGCCGGGCGCCAAGGGCGACGCGCTACGCGCGGACTTCACCGTCACCCAGGTCTGGCAGCGGCCCGGCCTGACCGTCGCCCTGCTGACCAGCCGTCCCGGTCGCTGA
- a CDS encoding glycosyltransferase family 39 protein — MTAPAIEWTGQATSAETAAATATVRGRRRDGWWALLPVAVALGLGWWRLGARDLWNDELVTWHATSLSVDQFRMLIGNIDLVHAFYYLFMSAVTALAGDSAIALRLPSVVAIGLTAGLVALIGRRLFDTPVGVLAGLLFALLPTVSRYAQEARSYALVTLAATAATWLLLRAIGQSSRARWWAYGIALVLVGWLHFVALLVVAAHLLYLWRSVPGAELRWRWAASTGIAGLFVLPLLMLGSRQSGQISWVKNDGDAVLRLLDNLTGTRAALVVTVALAVVAVTTAGSRRRPAALMLAVWAVLPPIAGYLTFTWLHLFLARYFLFTVPAWTLLAAFGVCQALRLVTRSRLPAAGLVGALLLLPTLAWHTMPAQEKVRSNEADGQPHYLDAVRYLGSRVQPGDGMAYNDGFGGTGEVARKATDYSLRDQLRPRDVFSSVPARDTGWLTARECADPVVCVGDTKRIWLVETGHLNDSLAGLPPAREALLRQKFLIKEVKRFDRVRVVLLERKP, encoded by the coding sequence GTGACCGCCCCGGCCATCGAGTGGACTGGGCAGGCCACCTCGGCGGAGACCGCGGCTGCCACCGCGACCGTTCGAGGCCGCCGCCGGGACGGCTGGTGGGCGTTGCTGCCGGTCGCCGTCGCGCTGGGGCTCGGCTGGTGGCGGCTCGGTGCCAGGGACCTGTGGAACGACGAGTTGGTCACCTGGCACGCCACCTCGCTGTCGGTCGACCAGTTCCGGATGCTGATCGGCAACATCGACCTGGTGCACGCCTTCTACTACCTGTTCATGTCGGCTGTCACCGCGCTGGCCGGCGATTCGGCCATCGCGCTGCGGCTGCCCTCGGTGGTCGCGATCGGGCTCACCGCAGGGCTGGTGGCGCTGATCGGGCGGCGGCTGTTCGACACTCCGGTCGGCGTACTGGCCGGGCTGTTGTTCGCCCTGCTCCCCACCGTCTCCCGGTACGCCCAGGAAGCCCGCTCCTACGCACTGGTCACGCTCGCGGCGACCGCGGCGACCTGGCTCCTCCTCCGAGCGATCGGCCAGTCGTCGCGAGCCCGCTGGTGGGCGTACGGCATCGCGCTGGTCCTGGTCGGCTGGCTGCACTTCGTCGCGCTGCTGGTGGTGGCCGCCCATCTGCTCTACCTCTGGCGCTCCGTGCCCGGCGCGGAGTTGCGCTGGCGGTGGGCTGCCTCCACCGGGATCGCCGGCCTGTTCGTCCTTCCCCTGCTGATGCTCGGCAGCCGGCAGTCCGGGCAGATCTCCTGGGTCAAGAACGACGGGGACGCGGTGCTGCGCTTACTGGACAACCTGACCGGCACCAGGGCCGCCCTGGTCGTGACGGTGGCGCTCGCCGTGGTCGCGGTGACCACGGCCGGGTCGCGCCGGCGACCGGCCGCGCTGATGCTGGCCGTCTGGGCGGTGCTGCCGCCGATCGCGGGCTATCTCACCTTCACCTGGCTGCACCTCTTCCTGGCTCGCTACTTCCTCTTCACTGTGCCGGCCTGGACCCTGCTCGCCGCGTTCGGGGTTTGCCAGGCGCTGCGGTTGGTGACTCGGAGCCGCCTTCCGGCCGCCGGGTTGGTGGGCGCGCTGCTCCTGCTGCCGACGTTGGCTTGGCACACGATGCCGGCGCAGGAGAAGGTGCGGTCCAACGAGGCCGACGGGCAACCTCACTACCTGGACGCCGTCCGGTATCTCGGGTCGCGGGTGCAGCCCGGTGACGGTATGGCGTACAACGACGGGTTCGGCGGCACCGGCGAGGTGGCCCGCAAAGCGACCGACTACAGCCTGCGTGACCAACTCCGCCCCCGGGACGTCTTCTCGTCCGTGCCGGCCCGGGACACCGGTTGGCTGACCGCCCGAGAGTGCGCTGACCCGGTGGTCTGCGTCGGCGACACCAAACGGATCTGGCTCGTCGAGACGGGTCACCTCAACGACAGCCTGGCCGGCTTGCCGCCGGCCCGGGAGGCGCTACTGCGGCAGAAGTTCCTGATCAAGGAGGTCAAGCGGTTCGACCGGGTCCGGGTCGTGCTGCTGGAACGCAAGCCGTGA
- a CDS encoding glycoside hydrolase family 26 protein, with translation MKTKYLITFLVIFALALTEVAVLRTVDIRVSSSSLAAPDGGGPAAVVEAPPAYDVTALRSPKGKYLGVSVQGGAEMDRITSFATETGKKPNLVAVFESFDDKFAASEVRELHQYGALAVIRWEPFNIPMRDIAAGKHDAYVKEFAASVRMLNLPIALTFAHEMNGPWYSWGTKANKAAEYVAAWRHLHEIFAQQDATNVIWTWTPNVINYLRKTSIKALYPGDAYVDWVGMDGYYTIKGQKTFDSLFGPTIREIRTFTSRPLLIVETGAEPSTRRPAQITDLLSNVARRKDMIGVAYFNINGSGKWNIDKDSAARRSYKRGAATAVFGFDVRTAK, from the coding sequence GTGAAGACCAAGTACCTGATCACCTTCCTGGTGATCTTCGCGCTGGCCCTCACCGAGGTCGCCGTGCTGCGTACGGTCGACATCAGGGTCAGCTCCAGTAGCCTCGCAGCCCCGGACGGCGGTGGGCCCGCCGCCGTGGTTGAGGCGCCGCCCGCGTACGACGTCACGGCGCTGCGATCCCCGAAGGGCAAGTACCTGGGCGTTTCGGTGCAGGGTGGTGCCGAGATGGACCGGATCACGTCGTTCGCCACCGAGACCGGCAAGAAGCCGAACCTGGTCGCCGTCTTCGAGAGCTTTGACGACAAGTTCGCCGCCAGCGAAGTCCGCGAGCTGCATCAGTACGGCGCCCTGGCGGTGATCCGCTGGGAGCCGTTCAACATCCCGATGCGTGACATCGCGGCCGGTAAGCACGACGCGTACGTCAAGGAGTTCGCGGCGTCGGTCCGGATGCTGAACCTGCCCATCGCGCTCACCTTCGCCCACGAGATGAACGGTCCCTGGTACTCGTGGGGCACGAAAGCAAACAAGGCCGCGGAGTACGTCGCCGCCTGGCGGCACCTGCACGAGATCTTCGCCCAGCAGGACGCCACCAACGTGATCTGGACGTGGACCCCGAACGTCATCAACTACCTGCGAAAGACGAGCATCAAGGCGCTCTACCCGGGTGACGCGTACGTCGACTGGGTCGGCATGGACGGCTACTACACCATCAAGGGGCAGAAGACGTTCGACAGTCTGTTCGGACCGACCATCCGGGAGATCCGCACGTTCACCTCGCGGCCGCTGCTGATCGTGGAAACCGGTGCGGAGCCGAGTACGCGTCGGCCGGCGCAGATCACCGACCTGCTCTCGAACGTCGCTCGACGCAAGGACATGATCGGCGTCGCCTACTTCAACATCAACGGCTCGGGGAAGTGGAACATCGACAAGGATTCGGCTGCTCGCCGGTCGTACAAGAGGGGCGCCGCCACGGCGGTCTTCGGTTTCGACGTACGGACCGCGAAGTGA
- a CDS encoding glycosyltransferase family 2 protein, producing the protein MSLLLVETGETEAMTSPPITEADTPPAPSLQTAEFRVPAALSKWTPRRVGETPTRPAYALVPLPPTDEEMVSYRKRRMPALVLPSLVSFGCLIASQLLFVRLDPLLWLLAPLLLFTVAYYVISLCVNLFTPGFDMARHRELVRSWKPSRYPTVDVFLPVCGEPPHVLRNTWEHVRAMGGYYRGDVTVYVLDDSPNEAMERTALAFGFVYQRRPNRGWFKKAGNMRYAFERTMSDFILVLDADFVPRRDMLDQMLPWFDAEPQAGIVQSPQYFRVHRGQTWVERGAGAVQELFYRSVQVSRQAHDSAICVGSCAMYRRDALFSIGGSTLIEHSEDVHTGFDLRMKGWKLRYIPVVLAAGLCPSDVDSFFTQQYRWCAGSMSLLASKKFWSTKLRWRARLSYISGFCYYLHTGLFTFVAPIVPVLMLTAFAHEIALANYLLILPSVIYNMVIFPFWHRTRYGLESWTVKMIYGWAHAFAIIDILRGRRMGWQPTGGTAKKSKTKRLWTGMRVWTAGSGVVWAGLAAWRMFVEPDPLIFAPAFLSAVFYLAIVGQALVVKPEKDVEVVR; encoded by the coding sequence ATGAGCCTGCTGCTTGTCGAAACGGGGGAGACCGAAGCGATGACCTCGCCACCTATAACGGAGGCGGACACCCCGCCTGCTCCGTCCCTGCAGACCGCCGAATTCCGGGTGCCGGCAGCCCTGTCGAAGTGGACACCGCGGCGTGTCGGCGAGACGCCAACCCGTCCCGCGTACGCCCTGGTGCCGTTGCCCCCCACCGACGAGGAGATGGTCTCCTACCGCAAGCGGCGGATGCCCGCGCTGGTGCTGCCCTCGCTGGTCAGCTTCGGCTGCCTGATCGCCAGCCAGCTGCTCTTCGTCCGGCTCGATCCCTTGCTCTGGCTGCTCGCCCCGCTGCTCCTCTTCACCGTCGCCTACTACGTCATCTCGCTCTGCGTGAACCTCTTCACGCCGGGCTTCGACATGGCCCGGCACCGGGAGTTGGTACGCAGCTGGAAGCCGTCCCGGTACCCGACGGTGGACGTCTTCCTGCCGGTCTGCGGCGAGCCGCCGCACGTGCTGCGCAACACCTGGGAACACGTCCGCGCGATGGGCGGATACTACCGGGGCGACGTGACCGTCTACGTGCTCGACGACTCGCCCAACGAGGCGATGGAACGGACGGCACTGGCCTTCGGCTTCGTCTACCAGCGCCGGCCCAACCGGGGCTGGTTCAAGAAGGCCGGCAACATGCGCTACGCGTTCGAGCGCACGATGAGCGACTTCATCCTGGTCCTCGACGCCGACTTCGTCCCCCGCAGGGACATGCTCGACCAGATGCTGCCCTGGTTCGACGCCGAGCCGCAGGCCGGCATCGTGCAGTCGCCGCAGTACTTCCGGGTACACCGGGGCCAGACCTGGGTGGAGCGCGGCGCCGGCGCGGTGCAGGAACTGTTCTACCGCTCGGTTCAGGTCTCCCGGCAGGCGCACGACTCCGCGATCTGCGTCGGCAGCTGTGCGATGTACCGGCGGGACGCGCTGTTCTCCATCGGCGGATCCACCCTCATCGAGCACTCCGAGGACGTGCACACTGGCTTCGACCTGCGGATGAAGGGCTGGAAACTGCGCTACATCCCGGTGGTGCTGGCCGCTGGGCTCTGCCCGTCCGACGTCGACTCGTTCTTCACCCAGCAGTACCGCTGGTGCGCCGGCTCGATGAGCCTGCTCGCGTCGAAGAAGTTCTGGTCGACGAAGCTGCGCTGGCGTGCCCGGCTGAGCTACATCTCCGGCTTCTGCTACTACCTGCACACGGGGCTGTTCACCTTCGTCGCGCCGATCGTCCCGGTGCTGATGCTCACCGCGTTCGCGCACGAGATCGCGCTGGCGAACTATCTGCTGATCCTGCCCAGCGTCATCTACAACATGGTGATTTTCCCGTTCTGGCACCGGACCCGGTACGGCCTGGAGAGCTGGACGGTAAAAATGATCTACGGGTGGGCGCATGCCTTCGCGATCATCGATATCCTCCGAGGTCGGCGGATGGGTTGGCAGCCCACCGGCGGCACCGCCAAGAAGAGCAAGACCAAGCGACTCTGGACCGGAATGAGAGTCTGGACAGCCGGCAGCGGCGTCGTCTGGGCCGGTCTTGCCGCCTGGCGAATGTTCGTCGAGCCTGACCCGCTGATCTTCGCCCCGGCGTTCCTCAGCGCCGTCTTCTACCTGGCCATCGTCGGACAGGCGCTAGTGGTCAAGCCTGAGAAGGACGTCGAGGTCGTGCGGTGA
- a CDS encoding PAS domain-containing sensor histidine kinase, which yields MSTLRDLAEEHTHLRPADIDHLHRIAGDWQLLSDLSFADLLLWVPVDADGTFLCVAQVRPTTAPTAYQDDQVGRIVGGPEVAHLGVAYSQGRIWREGDPVWYGDVPARHEAIPVRLRTAEGEAGEVIAVVGRDTNLSTARTPSQLELNYLTTADDLAQMIADGTFPPPRHPGETTSAPRVGDGLVRLDAGGKVTYASPNAQSAYRRLGYASHLVGEDLAALHRRLAGDPLDGTEASNGILAALRGEAPPRREIDARGATMLTRALPLMPAGVPIGALVLVRDITEVRRRDRALITKDATIREIHHRVKNNLQTVAALLRLQARRVSMPEARVALEESVRRVASIALVHETLSMSSDEAVEFDGIVDRVASAATEVAATEVSVGMRRRGSFGVLPAEIATSLVMVLNELLLNAVEHGFPPADEADEAAVPAAAPGLVPVVPEVDPSVRPEVVVSAHRFRKMLHVSVTDNGRGLPPDFDAERGSRLGLQIVRALVTGELRGTIELRAGANGGTEAVLVVPLARG from the coding sequence GTGTCCACGCTGCGCGACCTCGCCGAGGAGCACACCCACCTCCGTCCGGCCGACATCGACCACCTGCACCGGATCGCCGGCGACTGGCAACTGCTCTCCGATCTGTCCTTCGCCGACCTGCTGCTCTGGGTGCCGGTCGACGCCGACGGCACGTTCCTCTGCGTCGCCCAGGTCCGCCCGACCACCGCGCCCACCGCGTACCAGGACGACCAGGTGGGGCGGATCGTCGGCGGGCCGGAGGTGGCCCACCTGGGGGTGGCGTACTCCCAGGGCCGGATCTGGCGGGAGGGCGACCCGGTCTGGTATGGCGACGTACCCGCCCGGCACGAGGCGATTCCGGTTCGTCTGCGGACCGCCGAGGGCGAGGCCGGCGAGGTGATCGCCGTGGTGGGCCGGGACACCAACCTCTCCACCGCGCGTACCCCCAGTCAGTTGGAGCTCAACTACCTGACCACGGCGGACGACCTGGCGCAGATGATCGCGGACGGCACCTTCCCGCCGCCGCGGCATCCGGGCGAGACCACCTCCGCGCCCCGGGTTGGCGACGGTCTGGTCCGGCTCGACGCCGGCGGCAAGGTCACCTACGCCAGCCCGAACGCGCAGTCCGCGTACCGGCGGCTGGGCTACGCGTCCCACCTGGTGGGGGAGGACCTGGCCGCGCTGCACCGCCGGCTGGCCGGCGACCCGTTGGACGGCACCGAGGCGTCGAACGGCATCCTGGCCGCGCTGCGCGGTGAGGCGCCACCCCGACGGGAGATCGACGCGCGCGGCGCCACGATGCTCACCCGGGCGCTGCCGCTGATGCCCGCCGGGGTGCCGATCGGCGCGCTGGTGTTGGTCCGGGACATCACCGAGGTCCGCCGTCGCGACCGCGCACTGATCACCAAGGACGCCACCATCCGGGAGATCCACCACCGGGTGAAGAACAACCTCCAGACCGTTGCCGCGCTGCTGCGGTTGCAGGCCCGCCGGGTCTCCATGCCCGAGGCGCGGGTCGCGCTGGAGGAATCGGTCCGCCGGGTCGCCTCGATCGCCCTCGTGCACGAGACGCTCTCCATGTCCAGCGACGAGGCGGTCGAGTTCGACGGCATCGTCGACCGGGTGGCCAGCGCGGCGACCGAGGTCGCGGCGACCGAGGTGAGCGTCGGCATGCGCCGACGGGGCAGCTTCGGCGTGCTGCCGGCGGAGATCGCCACCTCGCTGGTGATGGTCCTCAACGAGTTGCTGCTCAACGCCGTCGAGCACGGCTTCCCGCCGGCCGACGAGGCGGACGAGGCCGCCGTGCCCGCCGCCGCCCCGGGCCTGGTGCCCGTCGTCCCCGAGGTCGACCCGTCGGTGCGCCCGGAGGTGGTGGTCTCGGCGCACCGGTTCCGCAAGATGCTGCACGTCTCGGTCACGGACAACGGGCGTGGGCTGCCGCCCGACTTCGACGCCGAACGGGGCAGCCGGCTCGGCCTCCAGATCGTCCGGGCACTGGTCACCGGTGAGTTGCGCGGCACCATCGAGCTGCGCGCCGGTGCCAACGGCGGCACCGAGGCGGTGCTGGTGGTCCCGCTGGCCAGGGGCTGA
- a CDS encoding SIS domain-containing protein has product MAADIDEQPAGYARLLSAANAAEIARVAAVIAERRPRHVVFTARGTSDHAALYGAYLTEIRLGLPAGLASPSVVTLFGARPDLSDALVVGVSQSGGSPDLAEVLRAARASGALTLAVTNAPGSPLDEVAELSVDIAAGHERAVAATKTYTAELLALLMLVEGIRAGDGVLPAAEREALDALPELAARTLADDTPAQLAPRYRFARQLVTTGRGYAYPTAREAALKLMETSYLPALAFSGADLLHGPLAMTDPEVPVLAVVGSGPGGRSMGEVLPRLGERRADVVVVGSADVPGATRLAVPEVDERYAPLLDILPLQRLALALALTRGEDPDAPRGLKKVTATM; this is encoded by the coding sequence ATGGCCGCCGACATCGACGAGCAGCCGGCTGGCTACGCACGCCTGCTCTCCGCCGCCAACGCCGCTGAGATCGCTCGGGTGGCGGCGGTCATCGCCGAACGCCGCCCGCGGCACGTGGTCTTCACCGCCCGGGGCACCTCCGACCACGCGGCCCTCTACGGGGCGTACCTGACCGAGATCCGGCTCGGCCTGCCCGCCGGGCTCGCCTCGCCCAGCGTGGTCACCCTGTTCGGGGCCCGCCCCGACCTGTCCGACGCGCTGGTCGTCGGGGTCAGCCAGAGCGGCGGCTCGCCCGACCTGGCCGAGGTGCTGCGCGCCGCCCGCGCCTCCGGGGCGCTGACCCTCGCGGTGACCAACGCGCCCGGTTCCCCGCTGGACGAGGTGGCCGAGCTGAGCGTCGACATCGCCGCCGGGCACGAGCGGGCGGTGGCCGCCACCAAGACGTACACCGCCGAGCTGCTCGCCCTGCTGATGCTGGTGGAGGGGATCCGGGCCGGCGACGGTGTGCTCCCGGCGGCCGAACGGGAGGCGCTCGACGCGCTGCCCGAGCTGGCCGCCCGCACCCTGGCCGACGACACCCCGGCCCAGCTCGCACCGCGCTACCGGTTCGCTCGTCAGCTGGTCACCACCGGCCGGGGGTACGCCTACCCGACCGCACGGGAGGCCGCGCTGAAGCTGATGGAGACCTCGTACCTGCCGGCGCTCGCGTTCTCCGGCGCCGACCTGCTGCACGGCCCGCTCGCGATGACCGACCCCGAGGTCCCGGTGCTCGCCGTGGTCGGCTCAGGTCCAGGTGGACGGTCCATGGGCGAGGTGCTGCCCCGCCTCGGCGAACGCCGCGCCGACGTCGTGGTGGTCGGCTCCGCCGACGTGCCGGGCGCCACCCGGCTCGCCGTCCCCGAGGTCGACGAGCGGTACGCCCCGCTGCTGGACATCCTGCCGTTGCAGCGGTTGGCGCTGGCCCTGGCGCTCACCCGAGGTGAGGACCCGGACGCGCCACGCGGGTTGAAGAAGGTCACCGCGACGATGTGA